The window CTTCTGCCAGAGGCAATTACATCATGCCCCATTTCAGTAGAAAACCTGACCAGGTTAGCCCCCACAAATCCTGTGGCTCCGGTAATAAAAATCCTCACTGGCGTAGATTTAAAATCAGCTGTGCAATGGCACCACGGTCTATCATGTTTTGCCTTCCTTTTCTGGGTATCTGCATAAAGATCATCCGGTCAGGGAGCGCCTCTTTTTCTATCTGGCAACTGCCAAAGGAAAGCTTTTCCAGTATGTACTTTTCTGTGAGGCCTTCAGTGCCCTCAACCGCCAGGTAAACCTCTTCATCCTGCTTTTCATGCTTATAAACCCCACCATTACAGCTTCCTCTATGCCGCATATTTTTTTGATGGTCTTTTCATAGAGTGCAGGATAGATATTGGTATTTCTCCTGATGATCATTTAATCAGTACTTTTTTATACACGCCTGATTGTATGAGTGAGGTAGCCAGGAGAATCCCATTGAGAAAGCTGTTGCAGGCATTCTTAACATCGAAGGCAGGACATGTCAATCCCAGCTTATGCTGTACAATATTTGCAGTAGCCGGCTCAATCAGGTCGCCACAGGCCGATGCATAGATCAGGCAGTCTATGGCGTGGAGATCTATTTGTTCCAGTATTTTTCTGGCGGCAGCAGCTGCCAGATCCGAGCACTGCTGCCCTGGCGCAGCAAAGTAGCGGGTTTTAACGCCAAACAGTTTTTCCAGTGAACCCGGGGCAATAAATAGTTCTTTCTGGTTGATCCTGTCTTCTACCTCCCTGCTGCTAAGTTTATGTACAGGTATGTATGAACCAACATGGCTGATTTTTACATTCATACCTTTGCTTTTAATAACCACCTCCAGGCCCACCTGGTTGCCCAGTTAAAGCCTTTCCACTCCTCCACTACCGCAGTAATATCTCCCAGACACTCTTGTGCAAATATAATTTCATAGTATTTAAGGGCGGCCCTGTACATCCTTTCCGGGTCTGCTGCGCCAATCCGCTCAAAAATCTCTTTTTTCACATAGAGCGTCCGCATAAAGTAAATATTAAGCAACACCAGGTAGCTATACCAGCTGCGCCTTAAAAACCCCGCCCTGGCTACAAAACGGGATAAATAATCTTTTGCAAAAATAATATGCCTGGCTTCTTCAATGTTGTGCAGCTCCGAGACTTTGCGCAGCACCTTGTACACACTTGGATCTTTCCGCAGGTAGGTGCCATAGGTATCTGCCATTACCTCTACAGAAAGGTCCGATAAGAAAA of the Flammeovirgaceae bacterium 311 genome contains:
- a CDS encoding beta-ketoacyl-acyl-carrier-protein synthase I (COG0332 3-oxoacyl-[acyl-carrier-protein] synthase III) → MNVKISHVGSYIPVHKLSSREVEDRINQKELFIAPGSLEKLFGVKTRYFAAPGQQCSDLAAAAARKILEQIDLHAIDCLIYASACGDLIEPATANIVQHKLGLTCPAFDVKNACNSFLNGILLATSLIQSGVYKKVLIK